GCGCTCCACGGCGACGAGCGCGATCGCGTCCGCCTCTGCGACGCGCTCGTGCAGCGGGCGCACGAGCGGCGGGATCGCGTGCGGCGCCTGCGCGCGAGCGCTGGCCACGAGCCCGCAGGCGAGTGCGAAGCTGAAGGCGCAGCGAGAAATCCCTTTCATCTCCGCAACCTACGCCTTGCCCCGCACGGAGTCAGCGGCGTAAGTTCCGCCGCTCCCGGAGTCTGCATGCCCTTGGTCCGCATTCCACCGCCCTACCGGGGGCCGACACTCGGCGCCGCCGAGATCGACGCGGACGGCGACTCGGTGGGCGCTGTGCTCGACTGTATACAGCGCAAGTACCCGGGCTTTCTGCCGCAGGTGCTCGACGACGACGGCAACGTCCACCGCTTCGTGAAGCTCTTCAAGAACGGCAACCATCTCGTGCGCGATCCGCTGCGCGAGCCGCTCGGACCGAAGGACGAGATCGAGATCATCGCCGCCATCGCAGGCGGCTGAACACACACCACGAAAGTTGAAATCGGGAAGCCGCAAGCGGCGCCTCGCCGCGCGCAGTGAGCCGAAGGCGAACGAAGAACCACAAGGAGACCTCAATGGCCGATCGAATGATCTACGTCGACATGACGAACCAGACCGTCGAGCTGAAGCCCTTTCCTGAGAAGTACCGGCTGCTCGGCGGGCGCGGCCTCTCGGCGAAGATCCTGCTCGACGAGTGCAACCCGAAGTGCGATCCGCTCGGCCCCGAGAACGTGCTCGTGCTCGCGCCGGGCGTGCTCAGCGGCACCGCGGCGCCGACCTCGGGCCGCATCTCGGTCGGCTGCAAGAGCCCGCTCACCGGCGGCATCAAGGAAGCGAACACCGGCGGCCAGCCCGGACAGCACCTCGTGAAGCT
The sequence above is a segment of the Deltaproteobacteria bacterium genome. Coding sequences within it:
- a CDS encoding MoaD/ThiS family protein, translated to MPLVRIPPPYRGPTLGAAEIDADGDSVGAVLDCIQRKYPGFLPQVLDDDGNVHRFVKLFKNGNHLVRDPLREPLGPKDEIEIIAAIAGG